In one window of Verrucomicrobiota bacterium DNA:
- a CDS encoding arylsulfatase regulator: MDLTPEQLRIASRIDAQAQTLMSAGHDDLAIVAAMLEHLPDFKRLLDAGQGVMDELCRRFFWFFRYAKALERVAAGLQSGAITCPR; this comes from the coding sequence ATGGACCTCACCCCCGAACAGCTCCGCATTGCTTCCCGGATCGACGCTCAGGCCCAAACCCTCATGTCGGCCGGTCACGATGACCTTGCCATCGTGGCGGCCATGCTTGAGCACCTGCCCGATTTTAAACGGCTGCTGGACGCCGGCCAAGGCGTCATGGATGAACTGTGCCGGCGGTTTTTCTGGTTCTTTCGCTACGCGAAAGCCTTGGAACGGGTGGCCGCCGGCCTTCAATCCGGGGCCATCACGTGCCCGCGCTAA